The Pseudomonas graminis region CGGTTCAACGAAGGCGAAGATTTCAACACCTTCCCGTGCGACTTCCAGAACCTGGCGCTGTGCGGTTCGCAGGTCGGCAACTGGGGCGGCGGCATCTGGTACAACTGGCCGATCAGCCAGTGGGCGATGCGCGTCAAATACCAGCTGAACCCCGAACTGTTCGTGCAGGTCGGTGCGTTCGAGCAGAACCCGTCGAACCTGGAAAACGACAACGCTTTCAAACTCAGCGGCAGCGGCACCAAGGGCGCGGTATTGCCGGTCGAGGTGGTCTGGTCGCCGAAGGTCAACGGCCTGCCGGGCGAATACCGCGCCGGTTACTACTACAGCACCGCCGACAGCAACGACGTCTACAAAGACAGCAACGGTCGATACGCCGCACAGAGCGGCGATGACTACGCCTCGTCGTCCAGCAAACACGGCATGTGGCTGACCCTGCGCCAGCAAGTCACGAGTGATGCCAGCGACAACAGCCGCGGCCTGAGCCTGTTCGCCAACGGCACGCTGCACGACAAGAAAACCAACATGATCGACAACTTCGTTGCCCTCGGCGCGACGTACAAAGGCCCGTTCGACGCGCGTCCTGAGGATGACATCGGCGTCGGCATCAGCCGCATCCACGTCAACCCGGCGTACCGCAAGAACACCCACCTGCGCAATCAGGCCCAAGGCGTCTCCGACTACAACGACCCGGCTTTTATCCCCGTGCAGGACACCGAATACAACGCCGAAATCTACTACGGCGTGCACGTCGCCAACTGGCTGACCGTGCGCCCGAACCTGCAATTCATCCGTCATCCGGGCGGCGTGAATCAGGTCGACGACGCGCTGGTCGCGGGGCTGAAAATCCAGTCCTCGTTCTGATCAGCTCCGCTCGCCCGTCTGCCTCCAGGCATCGGCATTGAAGGCATGGCTTAGCCGCCGCGCCTGCACGCCAACACGCGTTAACCACCACATCGTTACGGAGTACAACACTTATGAGCACTGAGGGTGCTTTTGGTAAGGGTCGCCTGCTTCCGAGCTTGCTCGGGCTAGTGATTCTGATAATGGGTCTGGCCTTGCTGGTCGGCGGCATCAAACTGCTGACGCTGGGCGGGTCGCTTTACTACCTGCTGGCCGGTATCGGCTTCGCCATCACCGGCGTCCTGCTGATGATGGGTCGCAGCGCGGCATTCGGCCTGTACGCACTGGTGTTGTTCGCCAGTACCGTGTGGGCGCTGTGGGAGGTGGGCCTGGATTGGTGGCAACTGGTGCCGCGTCTGGCACTCTGGTTTGCCCTGGGCATCGTGATGCTGCTGCCATGGTTCCGTCGTCCGGTCCTTCGTGGCCAGGTCGGCGATGCCGGTACTCGCGCACTGGGCGCCGCCGTGATTGTGGCGGGCATCGCCGCGCTGGCCAGCCAGTTCACCCACCCGGGCGAAATCAAAGGCGAGCTGGACCGCGAAACCGCCGGTACCACCAGTGCTGCGCCGGCCATGCCGGATGGCGACTGGCAGTCCTACGGTCGTACCGCTTTCGGCGATCGCTATTCGCCGCTGTCGCAGATCACCCCGGACAACGTCAGCAAGCTGGTGCCAGCGTGGACCTATCGCACGGGCGACATTCCGGGTCCGAACGATCCGGGTGAAACCACGGCCGAAAACACCCCTCTGAAAGTCAACGGCATGCTCTACGTCTGCACGCCGCATAGCCAGGTCATTGCACTGGACCCGGACACCGGCAAGGAAATCTGGCGCTTCGATCCGAAGATCAGCAGCGGCAAAGCAGCCAACTTCAAGGGTTGGGCGCACATGACCTGCCGTGGCGTGTCGTATCACGATGACGCCGCCTACGCTGCCACTGCTCCGACCGATGCTGCGGCGCCTGCGCAAAGCCCGGCCGCTCCGGCCGCTGCCACTGCCACTGCCGCCAATAGCTGCCCGCGTCGCATCTTCCTGCCGACCGCCGACACGCGTCTGATCGCACTGAACGCTGACACCGGCAAAATGTGTGAAGACTTCGGCACCAACGGCTCCATCGACCTGAGCGCCAACATCGGCACATACGCACCGGGCGGCTACTACTCGACGTCGCCACCGGCCGTGACCAAAGACCTCGTGGTCATTGGCGGCCACGTCACCGACAACGTTTCCACCGACGAACCGTCGGGCGTGATCCGTGCGTTCGACGTGCACACAGGCCGTCTGGTCTGGAACTGGGACAGCGGCAATCCGGACGACACCACGCCGATCGCCGAGGGCAAGACCTACACCCGCAACTCACCCAACATGTGGTCGATGTTCAGCGTCGACGAAAAGCTGGGCATGCTTTACCTGCCAATGGGCAACCAGATGCCTGACCAGTGGGGCGGCAACCGCACCGAAGCCTCGGAGAAATTCAGCGCCGGCCTGGTCGCGCTGGACATCGCCACCGGTCACGTGAAATGGCATTTCCAGTTCACTCACCATGACCTGTGGGACATGGACGTCGGCGGTCAGCCAACGCTGATGGACATGAAAACCGCTGACGGCGTGAAGCCTGCTGTTCTGGCTTCGACCAAGCAGGGCAGCATCTACGTGCTGGACCGCAGCAACGGTCAGCCCATCGTGCCGATCAACGAAATCCCTGTACCTCAGGGCGCGGTCGCCGGTGATCACACGTCGCCTACCCAGCCGAAGTCCGACCTGAACTTCATGCCGCCGCCGCTGAAAGAGCGCGACATGTGGGGCGTGACGCCGTTTGATCAGATGCTCTGCCGC contains the following coding sequences:
- a CDS encoding carbohydrate porin, translating into MPSHLKRPICTPTCKSSRALRHAGTLSLAALGFATCAHAAPAFDSTSPWMLGDWGGKRSELSEQGYDFKLDSVVEVGSNLHGGYNHDKATRYSDQFALGAHMDLQKILGWHNAEFQLTLTNRNGDNISNDRVGDPRTGTISSSQEVWGRGSVTRLTDLWYQQKFLDQTLSVKVGRFNEGEDFNTFPCDFQNLALCGSQVGNWGGGIWYNWPISQWAMRVKYQLNPELFVQVGAFEQNPSNLENDNAFKLSGSGTKGAVLPVEVVWSPKVNGLPGEYRAGYYYSTADSNDVYKDSNGRYAAQSGDDYASSSSKHGMWLTLRQQVTSDASDNSRGLSLFANGTLHDKKTNMIDNFVALGATYKGPFDARPEDDIGVGISRIHVNPAYRKNTHLRNQAQGVSDYNDPAFIPVQDTEYNAEIYYGVHVANWLTVRPNLQFIRHPGGVNQVDDALVAGLKIQSSF
- a CDS encoding glucose/quinate/shikimate family membrane-bound PQQ-dependent dehydrogenase; this encodes MSTEGAFGKGRLLPSLLGLVILIMGLALLVGGIKLLTLGGSLYYLLAGIGFAITGVLLMMGRSAAFGLYALVLFASTVWALWEVGLDWWQLVPRLALWFALGIVMLLPWFRRPVLRGQVGDAGTRALGAAVIVAGIAALASQFTHPGEIKGELDRETAGTTSAAPAMPDGDWQSYGRTAFGDRYSPLSQITPDNVSKLVPAWTYRTGDIPGPNDPGETTAENTPLKVNGMLYVCTPHSQVIALDPDTGKEIWRFDPKISSGKAANFKGWAHMTCRGVSYHDDAAYAATAPTDAAAPAQSPAAPAAATATAANSCPRRIFLPTADTRLIALNADTGKMCEDFGTNGSIDLSANIGTYAPGGYYSTSPPAVTKDLVVIGGHVTDNVSTDEPSGVIRAFDVHTGRLVWNWDSGNPDDTTPIAEGKTYTRNSPNMWSMFSVDEKLGMLYLPMGNQMPDQWGGNRTEASEKFSAGLVALDIATGHVKWHFQFTHHDLWDMDVGGQPTLMDMKTADGVKPAVLASTKQGSIYVLDRSNGQPIVPINEIPVPQGAVAGDHTSPTQPKSDLNFMPPPLKERDMWGVTPFDQMLCRIDFKSLRYEGPFTPPSLQGSLVYPGNFGVFDWGGISVDPVRQIAFVNPSYMAFRSKLVPAAEVAGGPGRKSETEGVQPNKGAPYGVILEALLSPMGLPCQAPAWGYVAAVDLTNHQTIWKHKNGTVRDSSPVPIPLTMGVPSLGGTFITASGVSFLSATLDQYLRAYDVRNGKQLWEGRLPAGAQTTPMTYTGKDGKQYVLVVAGGHGSLGTKQGDYVIAYKLPD